From a single Epinephelus fuscoguttatus linkage group LG18, E.fuscoguttatus.final_Chr_v1 genomic region:
- the LOC125906236 gene encoding mucin-5AC isoform X1, which yields MVSKEPNHLLTGQTNGKSTLADKLPGTMTVRSVLLNRDSPDIESRLKRRRNRTHQVRFKDLEDGSSSSGNSGTGENNSHQRPATDCDSPHPLRKHNSRSPKPWMDRDGLRTQSLPGQTSVVGAVRGDMASTIEVVAAFLARAPPHPLTPGPTRRCWAPPQTNSLTLPMTRRPSTSTSTAIQTSPCLKKPQSLSSTHTRSHSLGDSVGMDGDDEHDSQDEYLTHNHVSGPGSKDQNGPPGPGDRTAVERRSKASRTDIKSAVSVVKSSRHSCPPSVLHNTEPFHCSSASCRDGPKRQGSSTPSVVRRRKRLNRTTSDPGKEVHYCTTPTQTESPCSSPPPTNTKLCTTQVQTESPSPPQNSKYCTAQSQTDSQNKSSSLSDKQCTTQIQITNSRPALPPNAEQCTTQIQTDSPCHSPPNHEPCTTQTQTCSPCASPTLIASPSSMQIQSESPVSPTVSQDPPTTQVTTVPYCTSPPPTRALIQTPEHCAKPPCSSPAKPACTTPPPPLASSVPCSSSAPTVVQHPIPYYTVVSPPTTPSTALVCSSPPSAVPSCPTPKCTSPIPNISSAPPTCSTPTPAITPNITPIDPIRHQTTTLNVTHQPTHNESIPTPPTNLTPCTFVTQTALSCTSITYYSTTHSVSHHAPHPNSTSPSYATLIQTVSHCNIPCQALQNTSSANTGITPYSSPVPKLKSCTSPPPLVKTYVSTLPNAQLCTTPTKAVPLYSSTFRAAPPYTPPSQAPYHAQDKRGIRLPPPPPPPPPYTPRKKGSEPPGPAIRTPMLRADSKASKKDKDGEKEKKEDIKCTDSPKLCERASSLKHRAQTPPVAVMKGEKQSSPSSPAKACFKSSCLSSAQAQLGALHKMLCSGPNARPNTPNSQHPLPPNQQGCSGARGCSASGERPSAGPLTATQADTLRQVQEILGGLVSGARCKLDPSRVTEKLLGPNGPLHDIRSLQTQLHSLEGVLETSQNTIKVLLDVIQDLEKKEAERDGRHSYRTGQDIENCGTCRDCACIIYSVEHDFRLQEGQVVRTWKVGDPPEGSPQTPTPQPSTPHQQDSPQPVRPPATTKKNRKKCFWFL from the exons ATGGTGAGCAAAGAGCCCAACCACTTGCTCACAGGCCAAACCAACGGCAAGAGCACCTTGGCGGACAAGCTGCCCGGGACAATGACTGTGCGCTCTGTGCTGCTCAATCGAGACTCCCCAGATATCGAGAGCCGCCTCAAGCGCCGCCGCAACCGCACCCACCAGGTCCGCTTCAAGGACCTGGaggatggcagcagcagcagtggcaacaGTGGAACAGGAGAAAACAATAGCCATCAGAGGCCTGCCACAGACTGTGACAGCCCACATCCTCTTCGCAAACACAACAGCAGGTCCCCCAAGCCATGGATGGACAGGGATGGGCTACGGACTCAGAGTCTACCTGGTCAAACCTCTGTGGTGGGGGCTGTGCGTGGGGACATGGCAAGTACTATAGAGGTGGTGGCTGCTTTCTTAGCCCGAGCCCCTCCTCATCCATTGACGCCAGGTCCCACACGTCGATGCTGGGCACCACCACAGACTAACTCTCTAACTTTGCCAATGACACGCAGGCCCAGCACGAGCACCAGCACAGCCATCCAGACCTCCCCATGCCTGAAAAAGCCCCAGTCCCTCTCTTCCACTCACACACGTAGCCACAGCCTTGGGGACTCAGTGGGCATGGATGGGGATGATGAACATGACTCTCAAGACGAGTATCTTACGCACAACCATGTgtcagggcctgggtccaaggATCAGAATGGTCCTCCTGGGCCTGGGGATCGAACTGCAGTGGAACGGAGATCTAAAGCCTCCAGGACAGACATTAAATCAGCTGTTAGTGTGGTAAAGAGCTCCAGGCACAGCTGTCCCCCTTCAGTGCTTCACAACACTGAGCCATTTCACTGTTCCTCTGCATCCTGTCGAGATGGCCCCAAGCGTCAGGGAAGCAGCACTCCCTCAGTGGTCAGGAGGAGAAAGCGACTGAATCGGACAACAAGTGATCCTGGAAAGGAAGTGCACTACTGCACCACTCCTACTCAGACTGAAAGCCCCTGTTCATCCCCACCACCCACCAATACCAAACTCTGTACCACTCAAGTTCAAACTGAGAGCCCTTCCCCACCTCAAAATTCAAAGTATTGCACCGCCCAAAGTCAAACAGACAGTCAAAATAAATCTTCATCTTTGAGTGACAAACAATGCACAACTCAAATTCAAATCACCAACTCTCGTCCAGCCCTACCTCCGAATGCTGAACAGTGCACCACTCAAATACAAACAGACTCGCCCTGTCACTCTCCTCCAAATCATGAACCTTGCACTACCCAGACACAAACTTGCAGCCCCTGTGCTTCCCCAACTCTGATAGCATCACCCAGCTCCATGCAAATTCAATCTGAGAGTCCAGTATCGCCAACTGTGTCTCAAGACCCTCCCACCACCCAAGTAACTACTGTGCCTTACTGTACCTCTCCTCCACCTACAAGAGCGCTGATACAGACCCCTGAACACTGCGCCAAACCACCTTGCTCCTCTCCAGCCAAGCCAGCTTGcaccaccccacccccacccttaGCATCATCCGTTCCTTGCTCTTCTTCTGCACCTACTGTCGTCCAGCACCCTATCCCATATTATACTGTTGTGTCGCCACCTACAACCCCCAGCACAGCTCTTGTCTGCTCCAGTCCTCCCTCAGCTGTGCCCTCTTGCCCCACCCCAAAGTGCACCTCCCCTATCCCAAACATATCATCAGCTCCCCCAACCTGCTCCACTCCTACCCCAGCTATAACCCCCAATATAACTCCCATTGACCCCATCAGACATCAAACCACCACCCTGAACGTAACACATCAGCCAACACACAATGAATCAATCCCTACACCTCCTACAAATCTAACACCCTGTACATTTGTAACTCAAACTGCTCTGTCCTGCACCTCCATAACATATTACTCCACCACACATTCAGTTAGTCACCATGCTCCACACCCAAATTCCACTTCACCTTCCTATGCCACTCTCATACAAACCGTGTCTCATTGCAACATCCCATGTCAAGCTCTGCAAAATACCTCTTCTGCCAACACAGGCATAACCCCATACTCCTCCCCCGTCCCCAAACTAAAATCTTGCACTTCTCCGCCTCCACTTGTGAAAACATATGTGTCCACTCTTCCAAATGCACAGCTGTGTACAACACCAACTAAAGCTGTTCCTCTTTATTCTTCCACATTTCGCGCTGCACCACCATACACGCCCCCCTCTCAGGCGCCCTACCACGCTCAGGATAAGAGGGGCATTCGACTTCCACCTCCTCCCCCGCCACCTCCACCTTACACACCACGCAAAAAGGGAAGTGAACCGCCAGGTCCTGCAATCCGAACACCCATGCTCAGGGCAGACAGCAAGGCCAGCAAGAAAGATAAAGacggagagaaggagaaaaaggaaGATATAAAATGTACAGACTCGCCCAAGCTCTGTGAGAGAGCCAGCTCTCTGAAGCACAGAGCTCAAACTCCGCCAGTTGCTGTGATGAAGGGAGAGAAGcagtcctctccctcctctcctgccaAGGCCTGTTTTAAGTCCAGCTGTCTCAGCTCAGCCCAGGCTCAGCTTGGGGCGCTACACAAAATGCTCTGCTCAGGACCCAACGCCAGGCCCAACACCCCCAACAGTCAACACCCTCTCCCTCCAAACCAACAGGGCTGCTCTGGAGCCAGGGGCTGCTCTGCTTCTGGGGAGCGGCCTTCAGCTGGGCCCCTGACTGCCACCCAGGCTGACACACTAAGACAGGTCCAGGAAATTCTGGGAGGGTTGGTGTCTGGGGCAAGGTGTAAACTGGACCCATCCAGGGTGACAGAAAAGCTCCTGGGTCCCAATGGACCCCTGCACGACATCCGTAGCCTGCAGACGCAGCTCCACAGCCTGGAGGGGGTCCTGGAGACCAGCCAGAACACCATTAAGGTCCTGCTGGATGTCATTCAAGACCTTGAGAAGAAGGAAGCCGAGAGAGACGG AAGACATTCATACAGGACCGGACAGGACATTGAGAACTGTGGGACCTGCAGGGACTGCGCCTGCATCATCTACAG TGTAGAGCATGACTTTCGACTGCAGGAAGGGCAGGTGGTACGCACATGGAAGGTGGGCGACCCTCCGGAGGGCTCTCCACAAACCCCTACTCCCCAGCCCTCCACACCCCACCAACAAGACTCCCCTCAGCCAGTGCGACCGCCTGCCACCACCaagaaaaacaggaagaaaTGCTTCTGGTTCCTCTGA
- the LOC125906236 gene encoding mucin-5AC isoform X2 — MVSKEPNHLLTGQTNGKSTLADKLPGTMTVRSVLLNRDSPDIESRLKRRRNRTHQVRFKDLEDGSSSSGNSGTGENNSHQRPATDCDSPHPLRKHNSRSPKPWMDRDGLRTQSLPGQTSVVGAVRGDMASTIEVVAAFLARAPPHPLTPGPTRRCWAPPQTNSLTLPMTRRPSTSTSTAIQTSPCLKKPQSLSSTHTRSHSLGDSVGMDGDDEHDSQDEYLTHNHVSGPGSKDQNGPPGPGDRTAVERRSKASRTDIKSAVSVVKSSRHSCPPSVLHNTEPFHCSSASCRDGPKRQGSSTPSVVRRRKRLNRTTSDPGKEVHYCTTPTQTESPCSSPPPTNTKLCTTQVQTESPSPPQNSKYCTAQSQTDSQNKSSSLSDKQCTTQIQITNSRPALPPNAEQCTTQIQTDSPCHSPPNHEPCTTQTQTCSPCASPTLIASPSSMQIQSESPVSPTVSQDPPTTQVTTVPYCTSPPPTRALIQTPEHCAKPPCSSPAKPACTTPPPPLASSVPCSSSAPTVVQHPIPYYTVVSPPTTPSTALVCSSPPSAVPSCPTPKCTSPIPNISSAPPTCSTPTPAITPNITPIDPIRHQTTTLNVTHQPTHNESIPTPPTNLTPCTFVTQTALSCTSITYYSTTHSVSHHAPHPNSTSPSYATLIQTVSHCNIPCQALQNTSSANTGITPYSSPVPKLKSCTSPPPLVKTYVSTLPNAQLCTTPTKAVPLYSSTFRAAPPYTPPSQAPYHAQDKRGIRLPPPPPPPPPYTPRKKGSEPPGPAIRTPMLRADSKASKKDKDGEKEKKEDIKCTDSPKLCERASSLKHRAQTPPVAVMKGEKQSSPSSPAKACFKSSCLSSAQAQLGALHKMLCSGPNARPNTPNSQHPLPPNQQGCSGARGCSASGERPSAGPLTATQADTLRQVQEILGGLVSGARCKLDPSRVTEKLLGPNGPLHDIRSLQTQLHSLEGVLETSQNTIKVLLDVIQDLEKKEAERDGHSYRTGQDIENCGTCRDCACIIYSVEHDFRLQEGQVVRTWKVGDPPEGSPQTPTPQPSTPHQQDSPQPVRPPATTKKNRKKCFWFL, encoded by the exons ATGGTGAGCAAAGAGCCCAACCACTTGCTCACAGGCCAAACCAACGGCAAGAGCACCTTGGCGGACAAGCTGCCCGGGACAATGACTGTGCGCTCTGTGCTGCTCAATCGAGACTCCCCAGATATCGAGAGCCGCCTCAAGCGCCGCCGCAACCGCACCCACCAGGTCCGCTTCAAGGACCTGGaggatggcagcagcagcagtggcaacaGTGGAACAGGAGAAAACAATAGCCATCAGAGGCCTGCCACAGACTGTGACAGCCCACATCCTCTTCGCAAACACAACAGCAGGTCCCCCAAGCCATGGATGGACAGGGATGGGCTACGGACTCAGAGTCTACCTGGTCAAACCTCTGTGGTGGGGGCTGTGCGTGGGGACATGGCAAGTACTATAGAGGTGGTGGCTGCTTTCTTAGCCCGAGCCCCTCCTCATCCATTGACGCCAGGTCCCACACGTCGATGCTGGGCACCACCACAGACTAACTCTCTAACTTTGCCAATGACACGCAGGCCCAGCACGAGCACCAGCACAGCCATCCAGACCTCCCCATGCCTGAAAAAGCCCCAGTCCCTCTCTTCCACTCACACACGTAGCCACAGCCTTGGGGACTCAGTGGGCATGGATGGGGATGATGAACATGACTCTCAAGACGAGTATCTTACGCACAACCATGTgtcagggcctgggtccaaggATCAGAATGGTCCTCCTGGGCCTGGGGATCGAACTGCAGTGGAACGGAGATCTAAAGCCTCCAGGACAGACATTAAATCAGCTGTTAGTGTGGTAAAGAGCTCCAGGCACAGCTGTCCCCCTTCAGTGCTTCACAACACTGAGCCATTTCACTGTTCCTCTGCATCCTGTCGAGATGGCCCCAAGCGTCAGGGAAGCAGCACTCCCTCAGTGGTCAGGAGGAGAAAGCGACTGAATCGGACAACAAGTGATCCTGGAAAGGAAGTGCACTACTGCACCACTCCTACTCAGACTGAAAGCCCCTGTTCATCCCCACCACCCACCAATACCAAACTCTGTACCACTCAAGTTCAAACTGAGAGCCCTTCCCCACCTCAAAATTCAAAGTATTGCACCGCCCAAAGTCAAACAGACAGTCAAAATAAATCTTCATCTTTGAGTGACAAACAATGCACAACTCAAATTCAAATCACCAACTCTCGTCCAGCCCTACCTCCGAATGCTGAACAGTGCACCACTCAAATACAAACAGACTCGCCCTGTCACTCTCCTCCAAATCATGAACCTTGCACTACCCAGACACAAACTTGCAGCCCCTGTGCTTCCCCAACTCTGATAGCATCACCCAGCTCCATGCAAATTCAATCTGAGAGTCCAGTATCGCCAACTGTGTCTCAAGACCCTCCCACCACCCAAGTAACTACTGTGCCTTACTGTACCTCTCCTCCACCTACAAGAGCGCTGATACAGACCCCTGAACACTGCGCCAAACCACCTTGCTCCTCTCCAGCCAAGCCAGCTTGcaccaccccacccccacccttaGCATCATCCGTTCCTTGCTCTTCTTCTGCACCTACTGTCGTCCAGCACCCTATCCCATATTATACTGTTGTGTCGCCACCTACAACCCCCAGCACAGCTCTTGTCTGCTCCAGTCCTCCCTCAGCTGTGCCCTCTTGCCCCACCCCAAAGTGCACCTCCCCTATCCCAAACATATCATCAGCTCCCCCAACCTGCTCCACTCCTACCCCAGCTATAACCCCCAATATAACTCCCATTGACCCCATCAGACATCAAACCACCACCCTGAACGTAACACATCAGCCAACACACAATGAATCAATCCCTACACCTCCTACAAATCTAACACCCTGTACATTTGTAACTCAAACTGCTCTGTCCTGCACCTCCATAACATATTACTCCACCACACATTCAGTTAGTCACCATGCTCCACACCCAAATTCCACTTCACCTTCCTATGCCACTCTCATACAAACCGTGTCTCATTGCAACATCCCATGTCAAGCTCTGCAAAATACCTCTTCTGCCAACACAGGCATAACCCCATACTCCTCCCCCGTCCCCAAACTAAAATCTTGCACTTCTCCGCCTCCACTTGTGAAAACATATGTGTCCACTCTTCCAAATGCACAGCTGTGTACAACACCAACTAAAGCTGTTCCTCTTTATTCTTCCACATTTCGCGCTGCACCACCATACACGCCCCCCTCTCAGGCGCCCTACCACGCTCAGGATAAGAGGGGCATTCGACTTCCACCTCCTCCCCCGCCACCTCCACCTTACACACCACGCAAAAAGGGAAGTGAACCGCCAGGTCCTGCAATCCGAACACCCATGCTCAGGGCAGACAGCAAGGCCAGCAAGAAAGATAAAGacggagagaaggagaaaaaggaaGATATAAAATGTACAGACTCGCCCAAGCTCTGTGAGAGAGCCAGCTCTCTGAAGCACAGAGCTCAAACTCCGCCAGTTGCTGTGATGAAGGGAGAGAAGcagtcctctccctcctctcctgccaAGGCCTGTTTTAAGTCCAGCTGTCTCAGCTCAGCCCAGGCTCAGCTTGGGGCGCTACACAAAATGCTCTGCTCAGGACCCAACGCCAGGCCCAACACCCCCAACAGTCAACACCCTCTCCCTCCAAACCAACAGGGCTGCTCTGGAGCCAGGGGCTGCTCTGCTTCTGGGGAGCGGCCTTCAGCTGGGCCCCTGACTGCCACCCAGGCTGACACACTAAGACAGGTCCAGGAAATTCTGGGAGGGTTGGTGTCTGGGGCAAGGTGTAAACTGGACCCATCCAGGGTGACAGAAAAGCTCCTGGGTCCCAATGGACCCCTGCACGACATCCGTAGCCTGCAGACGCAGCTCCACAGCCTGGAGGGGGTCCTGGAGACCAGCCAGAACACCATTAAGGTCCTGCTGGATGTCATTCAAGACCTTGAGAAGAAGGAAGCCGAGAGAGACGG ACATTCATACAGGACCGGACAGGACATTGAGAACTGTGGGACCTGCAGGGACTGCGCCTGCATCATCTACAG TGTAGAGCATGACTTTCGACTGCAGGAAGGGCAGGTGGTACGCACATGGAAGGTGGGCGACCCTCCGGAGGGCTCTCCACAAACCCCTACTCCCCAGCCCTCCACACCCCACCAACAAGACTCCCCTCAGCCAGTGCGACCGCCTGCCACCACCaagaaaaacaggaagaaaTGCTTCTGGTTCCTCTGA